In the Streptomyces formicae genome, one interval contains:
- a CDS encoding DUF4232 domain-containing protein produces MRTHRIRTAVLAGTTATLALGLAACGGADGGDKADAKTATTRTVETGTGAVEGASVDAGTDSVTVGKASAAAQGTVKAKATATRQCNGDEMSYSVVHRFAKQQGEHLLITATNADATPCWVTSYPSVMLGDTTKVLPHSAKDAPGGAARITVRPGAKVYSAVNLFTESTRTHTSGDLSIALRDRTGDTGPGTDQAAFDGKGIPSKFTWTSADVTNWNKTKPYDY; encoded by the coding sequence ATGCGCACGCACCGCATCCGCACCGCAGTCCTGGCAGGCACCACCGCCACCCTCGCCCTCGGCCTGGCCGCCTGCGGCGGTGCTGACGGCGGCGACAAGGCGGACGCGAAGACCGCCACCACCAGGACCGTCGAGACGGGAACCGGCGCGGTCGAGGGCGCTTCCGTCGACGCGGGGACCGACAGCGTCACGGTCGGCAAGGCGAGCGCCGCCGCGCAGGGCACGGTCAAGGCCAAGGCCACCGCGACCCGTCAGTGCAACGGCGACGAGATGTCCTACTCGGTGGTGCACCGCTTCGCGAAGCAGCAGGGCGAGCACCTGCTCATCACCGCGACGAACGCCGACGCCACACCGTGCTGGGTGACCTCCTACCCCTCGGTGATGCTCGGCGACACGACCAAGGTGCTGCCCCACTCCGCCAAGGACGCCCCGGGCGGCGCCGCCCGCATCACGGTGCGCCCCGGCGCCAAGGTGTACTCGGCCGTGAACCTCTTCACCGAGTCCACCAGGACCCACACCTCGGGCGACCTGAGCATCGCCCTGCGCGACCGCACCGGCGACACCGGCCCTGGCACCGACCAGGCGGCCTTCGACGGCAAGGGCATCCCCTCGAAGTTCACCTGGACCAGCGCGGACGTCACCAACTGGAACAAGACGAAGCCGTACGACTACTAG
- a CDS encoding SDR family NAD(P)-dependent oxidoreductase yields MRTVVITGGTDGIGKGLALHHLREGARVFVVGSTPDKGEAWLAEAGALSAGDRARFLQVDLTSVDATGELVEAVRSSCSVVDQLVLCAQRYRLFGPRTVTPDGFEHSFALSYLSRYALGHGLRALLEAAPRPVIMNVGTPGVPLGRMYWDDLQLTRRHSGTKATLQSFRANDLLGVAFPFVHADTRISYIGYHPGVVATGKPAHLPQPLRALTKAGFALFATPVAKAVAPMARLLDEPPGPGFTAHRGSRQLPLKGQPFDPEAALRLHHLTEDLVSRR; encoded by the coding sequence ATGCGGACCGTGGTCATCACCGGAGGAACCGACGGCATCGGCAAGGGACTTGCCCTGCACCACCTGCGGGAGGGTGCCCGCGTGTTCGTCGTGGGCAGCACACCGGACAAGGGCGAGGCGTGGCTCGCGGAGGCGGGGGCGCTGTCGGCCGGAGACCGTGCGCGTTTCCTGCAGGTCGACCTCACCTCGGTCGACGCGACGGGGGAGCTCGTCGAGGCCGTCCGGAGCAGCTGCTCAGTCGTGGATCAACTCGTCCTGTGCGCCCAGCGCTACCGGCTCTTCGGCCCGCGCACCGTCACCCCCGACGGGTTCGAGCACAGCTTCGCCCTCTCCTACCTGAGCCGGTACGCGCTCGGTCACGGCCTGCGCGCGTTACTGGAGGCGGCACCCCGCCCCGTCATCATGAACGTCGGCACCCCCGGCGTGCCGCTGGGCCGCATGTACTGGGACGACCTGCAACTGACGCGCCGCCACAGCGGAACCAAGGCCACCCTGCAGTCCTTCCGGGCCAACGACTTGCTCGGTGTGGCCTTCCCCTTCGTGCACGCCGACACGCGGATCAGCTACATCGGCTATCACCCCGGCGTCGTAGCGACCGGCAAGCCCGCCCATCTGCCGCAGCCGCTGCGCGCCCTCACCAAGGCGGGCTTCGCGCTCTTCGCGACCCCGGTGGCCAAGGCCGTGGCCCCGATGGCGCGCCTCCTCGACGAGCCGCCGGGTCCGGGGTTCACCGCGCATCGCGGGAGCCGCCAACTACCCCTGAAAGGGCAGCCGTTCGACCCGGAAGCCGCCTTGCGACTGCATCACCTCACGGAGGATCTGGTGTCGCGGCGGTAG
- a CDS encoding carboxymuconolactone decarboxylase family protein: METRSITAEIPMAPRMSEDPAQLVPELADVSAALFKVTGNGSVPRATISLVQLRAGQIAGSTYLTVLHTGFLRAAGESEERITSVSSWQDSPYFTSVERAALALVEAVLQPSVDGERVSDELYAQVAEFYEPKALATLMFAIGQVNFFTAVALIAKPVPGRSFSEPWN; this comes from the coding sequence ATGGAAACGCGTTCGATCACGGCGGAGATCCCGATGGCCCCCCGCATGAGCGAGGACCCCGCCCAGCTGGTCCCCGAGCTCGCCGACGTGTCGGCGGCACTGTTCAAGGTCACGGGCAACGGCTCGGTGCCGCGCGCCACGATCAGCCTGGTCCAGCTGCGCGCGGGCCAGATCGCGGGAAGCACCTACCTGACCGTGCTGCACACGGGCTTCCTGCGTGCGGCGGGGGAGTCGGAGGAGAGGATCACCTCGGTGTCCTCGTGGCAGGATTCGCCGTACTTCACCTCCGTCGAGCGTGCCGCGCTGGCGCTGGTGGAGGCGGTGCTCCAGCCGTCCGTGGACGGTGAGAGGGTCTCCGACGAGCTGTACGCGCAGGTGGCCGAGTTCTACGAGCCCAAGGCGCTCGCCACCTTGATGTTCGCCATCGGCCAGGTCAACTTCTTCACGGCCGTGGCCCTCATCGCCAAGCCGGTGCCCGGCCGGTCGTTCTCGGAACCGTGGAACTGA
- a CDS encoding MerR family transcriptional regulator codes for MSSERAEGGAPSSARASVTTGALARHLGVSPTTLRSWDRRYGVGPATRADGAHRRWTPKDIAVLEEMCRLTASGVAPAEAARTARNAGTPPSGTRPPAAAHPDPTPADIRRARRGLVRAAVRLDSPAVDHLLYATIERHGLVLAWEELMVPALHAVGRKWESSGDRYVEVEHLLSWHVQTALRRVTPATAATDPAPAAPVLLACVPGEQHSLALDALTAALSERGHPFRMFGSAVPVPALTAAVRRIGPSAVVLWSQARSTASVPLAQHVSSTRWGVKGARGRPAMILAGPGWAGQPVKGARRPLLLHEALTALTGLSARSTPTAATPDPP; via the coding sequence ATGAGCAGCGAGCGCGCAGAGGGCGGGGCGCCCTCATCGGCGAGGGCGAGCGTGACGACGGGAGCGCTGGCGAGGCACTTGGGTGTCTCGCCCACGACGCTCCGCTCCTGGGACCGGCGGTACGGGGTGGGTCCGGCGACGCGGGCCGACGGCGCCCACCGACGCTGGACACCGAAAGACATCGCCGTCCTGGAGGAGATGTGCCGGCTCACGGCGTCGGGCGTCGCCCCCGCCGAGGCGGCCCGCACCGCGCGGAACGCCGGGACTCCGCCGTCGGGCACCCGGCCTCCCGCTGCCGCGCACCCGGACCCGACACCCGCGGACATCCGACGGGCCCGCCGCGGTCTGGTCCGGGCGGCCGTCCGCCTCGACTCCCCCGCCGTGGACCACCTGCTGTACGCGACGATCGAGCGGCACGGCCTCGTCCTCGCGTGGGAGGAGCTCATGGTCCCGGCCCTGCACGCGGTGGGCCGCAAGTGGGAGTCGTCCGGGGACCGCTACGTCGAGGTGGAGCACCTCCTTTCGTGGCACGTCCAGACAGCGCTGCGCCGGGTGACACCGGCGACGGCGGCGACCGACCCGGCGCCCGCCGCGCCCGTCCTGCTGGCCTGCGTACCCGGCGAGCAGCACTCACTCGCCCTCGACGCGCTCACCGCCGCGTTGTCCGAACGCGGCCACCCCTTCCGCATGTTCGGCTCGGCCGTACCGGTGCCCGCGCTGACCGCGGCCGTACGGCGGATCGGCCCGAGCGCCGTGGTGCTCTGGTCCCAGGCCCGCTCCACCGCGAGCGTCCCGCTGGCGCAGCACGTGTCGTCCACCCGCTGGGGCGTGAAGGGCGCGCGCGGCCGTCCGGCGATGATCCTCGCGGGCCCCGGCTGGGCGGGGCAGCCGGTGAAGGGGGCACGCCGCCCCCTGCTTCTGCACGAGGCCCTGACCGCACTCACCGGGCTCTCCGCCCGCTCGACTCCTACCGCCGCGACACCAGATCCTCCGTGA
- a CDS encoding TetR/AcrR family transcriptional regulator: protein MGGDDTGGNGSREAGRPAAAGRRPLRRDAEDNRRRILQAGREVFAARGLQATLNDVAHHAGLGVGTVYRKFADKQSLAEAVFGEELDEIAAMARESLDGSDAFAALADFLERALARASANRGLRELMRQGMVEGTDLARARREIASHCEALVERARGQGALRAGVTAADIAPVAAMIDAVMTLEDGPGPEPWRRYLTIILDGLRAHPHQGRLPGR from the coding sequence ATGGGAGGCGATGACACGGGAGGCAACGGCTCGCGGGAGGCCGGGCGTCCGGCAGCCGCGGGGAGGCGTCCGCTGCGGCGCGACGCCGAGGACAACCGTCGGCGCATCCTCCAGGCGGGCCGGGAAGTCTTCGCAGCCAGGGGACTTCAGGCCACGCTCAACGATGTCGCCCACCACGCCGGGCTCGGCGTCGGCACCGTCTACCGGAAGTTCGCCGACAAGCAGTCGCTCGCGGAAGCCGTCTTCGGCGAAGAGCTCGACGAGATCGCGGCGATGGCACGGGAGTCCCTGGACGGCTCCGACGCCTTCGCCGCCCTGGCCGACTTCCTGGAAAGGGCGCTGGCCAGGGCCTCGGCCAACCGCGGCCTGCGGGAACTGATGCGCCAGGGCATGGTCGAGGGCACCGACCTCGCCCGAGCTCGGCGGGAGATCGCCTCGCACTGCGAGGCCCTCGTGGAGCGGGCGCGCGGCCAGGGGGCGCTGCGCGCCGGGGTGACCGCGGCCGACATCGCCCCCGTCGCCGCGATGATCGACGCCGTCATGACCCTGGAGGACGGGCCAGGACCCGAGCCCTGGCGGCGCTACCTGACGATCATCCTCGACGGCCTCCGCGCCCATCCGCACCAGGGGCGCCTGCCGGGCCGGTAG
- a CDS encoding LysE family translocator: MFTQIMTAAGVLALLTVVPGPDMAVVTKRAVAEGWRDGLRTVGGITTGLLVWGALTVAGLAAVLAASAVAYTVVKLLGAVYLVFLGVQALVRGRRGGGASTTVPSGPAPEGHPWRTGLVSNVLNPKIAVFYTGLLPALAPPSLPSHVGMALLVLLHAVLTLLWLGGYVMVLARARGFFERPAVRRALDRVTGVVLIGFGLKVATADSP; encoded by the coding sequence ATGTTCACGCAGATCATGACGGCGGCCGGAGTGCTCGCCCTGCTCACGGTGGTACCGGGTCCCGACATGGCCGTCGTCACGAAACGCGCGGTCGCCGAAGGCTGGCGCGACGGGCTCCGTACCGTCGGCGGAATCACGACGGGTCTGCTCGTCTGGGGCGCCCTCACCGTGGCGGGGCTCGCCGCCGTCCTCGCCGCCTCGGCTGTCGCGTACACGGTCGTCAAACTGCTCGGCGCCGTCTACCTGGTCTTCCTCGGCGTGCAGGCGCTGGTGCGCGGCCGCCGGGGCGGAGGTGCGTCCACCACCGTCCCGAGCGGCCCCGCGCCCGAGGGGCATCCGTGGCGGACCGGTCTCGTCAGCAACGTACTCAACCCGAAGATCGCCGTCTTCTACACGGGTCTGCTGCCCGCCCTCGCGCCGCCGTCGCTGCCGTCGCACGTGGGCATGGCCCTGCTCGTCCTCCTCCACGCGGTGCTCACGCTGCTCTGGCTCGGCGGGTACGTCATGGTCCTCGCCAGGGCCCGGGGGTTCTTCGAGAGGCCCGCTGTGCGCCGTGCGCTCGACCGGGTGACGGGGGTCGTCCTGATCGGCTTCGGCCTGAAGGTCGCGACGGCCGACAGCCCGTAG
- the cydD gene encoding thiol reductant ABC exporter subunit CydD: protein MKPAERRLMRELPVLRRHMTYSTVLALVGGGLVVAQAVLLATVLADGFAGQPPRTGPLAALGAVMALRALLAWARGGLAQRAAAETKRTLRDKVTDRLRRTGPQRLAARRHGETVTLLTRGVDAVDPYVVGYLPTMAATAVVPLTVVGWLLWTDWTSALIIVVTLPLIPVFGALVGMHTARRTARQWQLLARLGGHFLDVVAGLPTLRAFGRELHQSRVVGEMADAHRRATMRTLRVAFLSSFVLETVATLSVALVAVPVGLRLLHGDVDLRTALVVLFLAPEAYLPLRAAGAAFHDSAEGVAVAERVFAILDEGEEEQEGRRGPGAPGGQATDLPVPDPRTATLCLDGVTVQYPGRAEPALHRVSLSVAPGEHVALVGPSGAGKSTLLALLLGFASPARGRVTVGGTGLAELDLDAWRAHVAWVPQRPHLFAISVADNIRLGRPGASDAEVRRAARAACADRFVAELPLAYDTVLGEHGAGLSAGQRQRIALARAFLKDAPVLLLDEPTAHLDPESEAAVTRATVDLMRGRTSIVVAHRTSLLPHADRVVTVREGGLAPTGPAVESALGPVPALDPELAPDLERTRDPERALDPDPDPDPATAPGPAPAESLVTS from the coding sequence ATGAAGCCCGCCGAACGCCGCCTGATGCGCGAACTCCCCGTGCTGAGGCGCCACATGACGTACTCCACGGTGCTCGCCCTGGTCGGCGGCGGACTCGTCGTCGCCCAAGCGGTGCTGCTCGCGACCGTGCTCGCCGACGGCTTCGCGGGGCAGCCGCCACGGACCGGTCCGCTCGCCGCACTCGGTGCCGTCATGGCGCTGCGCGCGCTCCTCGCCTGGGCCCGCGGCGGACTCGCGCAGCGCGCCGCGGCCGAGACCAAGCGCACGCTCCGCGACAAGGTCACCGACCGGCTCCGGCGCACCGGGCCCCAGCGCCTCGCGGCACGCCGCCACGGGGAGACGGTGACGCTGCTGACGCGTGGCGTCGACGCCGTCGATCCGTACGTCGTCGGCTATCTGCCCACGATGGCGGCCACCGCGGTGGTGCCCCTCACCGTCGTCGGCTGGCTGCTGTGGACCGACTGGACCTCGGCGCTGATCATCGTTGTGACGCTGCCGCTGATTCCCGTCTTCGGCGCGCTGGTCGGCATGCACACGGCCCGACGCACCGCACGGCAGTGGCAGTTGCTCGCCCGGCTCGGCGGCCACTTCCTCGACGTGGTGGCCGGACTGCCGACCCTGCGCGCGTTCGGCCGCGAGCTGCACCAGAGCCGGGTGGTGGGCGAAATGGCCGACGCCCACCGACGGGCCACCATGCGGACGCTGCGCGTGGCGTTCCTCTCCTCCTTCGTCCTGGAGACGGTCGCGACCCTCTCCGTCGCACTGGTCGCCGTGCCGGTCGGGCTGCGGCTGCTGCACGGCGACGTAGATCTCCGTACGGCGCTGGTCGTCCTGTTCCTCGCTCCCGAGGCGTATCTGCCGCTGCGCGCCGCGGGTGCGGCTTTCCACGACAGCGCGGAGGGCGTCGCGGTGGCCGAACGGGTCTTCGCGATCCTCGACGAGGGGGAGGAGGAGCAGGAGGGGCGGCGCGGGCCCGGTGCCCCGGGCGGCCAGGCCACCGACCTGCCGGTCCCCGACCCCCGTACGGCGACGCTGTGCCTGGACGGCGTCACGGTCCAGTACCCCGGCCGCGCCGAGCCCGCCCTCCACCGCGTCTCCCTCTCCGTCGCCCCCGGCGAACACGTGGCCCTGGTCGGCCCCAGCGGCGCGGGCAAGTCCACCCTCCTCGCCCTGCTCCTCGGCTTCGCGAGCCCCGCCCGTGGCAGGGTCACCGTCGGCGGCACCGGCCTCGCGGAGCTCGACCTCGACGCCTGGCGCGCCCACGTGGCCTGGGTGCCGCAGCGCCCGCACCTGTTCGCGATCTCGGTCGCCGACAACATCCGCCTCGGACGGCCCGGCGCGAGCGACGCCGAGGTGCGTCGGGCCGCCCGCGCCGCCTGCGCCGACCGCTTCGTGGCGGAGCTGCCTCTCGCGTACGACACGGTCCTCGGTGAACACGGTGCCGGGCTGTCGGCGGGCCAGCGCCAACGGATCGCCCTGGCCCGCGCGTTCCTCAAGGACGCGCCCGTGTTGCTCCTGGACGAGCCGACCGCTCACCTCGACCCCGAGAGCGAGGCCGCCGTGACGCGCGCCACCGTCGACCTGATGCGCGGCCGGACGTCGATCGTGGTCGCCCACCGGACGAGTCTGCTGCCACACGCGGACAGGGTCGTCACGGTACGGGAGGGCGGCCTGGCGCCAACGGGCCCTGCGGTCGAATCCGCGCTCGGCCCCGTACCCGCGCTCGACCCCGAACTCGCACCCGACCTCGAACGCACACGCGACCCAGAACGCGCGCTCGATCCTGACCCCGACCCCGACCCCGCCACCGCCCCCGGACCGGCGCCCGCGGAAAGCCTGGTGACCTCATGA
- a CDS encoding AfsR/SARP family transcriptional regulator: MEFRLLGSVSVATEAGDLALGPAKRRSLLAALLLRPNFPVPVDQLTAALWDEEPPPRARSVIQGHVSHLRTLLETADAAMYGVELATQGAAYALRMPESLLDAHRFEELVTLARGQRSVGDAVVMYQEALALWQGPALNGVFPSPPLQAAAGALEELRLSAVEQLALGYGKLGEHSRAAAVLRAETGAHPLRESLSAALVTALRRAGRRSEALDCFHRTRRLLADELGVDPGRELAEAYALALRGQYDEEDEGGGDGAAPVGEQGGAAARTAPADVSGPVVTTAPVDLLPRAPRGFHGRAAELAALSGAASGEAPVCLVTGPAGVGKSSLVVHWAYRERDRFPDGRLHVDLRGFSETGEPELLDVLREFLLALGVPPRRIPESVNSAAALFRSLTAERRILVVLDNVRSSEQARPLLPGGADCVTVVTSRHRLSGLIASDAARPVPLGVLGDEDSAALLAAVLGPERVHAEPIAARRLARLCDGLPLALRVAAARLADQPHWTLAAMADELSDATRRLSLLDAEDTGVRAALQLSVRRLPPGAAHHFAHLGRHPGTRVDRRAAAALAGTTPAAAEAALDQLAAAHLLTHSAPGRWTLHDLVRLYARGMDAGPDALPRVLDHYIATGLAAARAAEQDGEPCFELPRDFHPPAEVREFDGRDAAMDWYAAEREDLILAAGAADAAGLHGRTWRLVLALWPLMVWRVLDGWTPLLYTALAAARADSDAYAQSRVLALLGWVLTEEGHTAEALPHLEEAPELAARAGDPGGEATALINLSLAQAALGDVEEAAEGCLRAVDIARATGERHTERLALYHLTRHQLDAKQWQSALASATEASSLQAPDAPASTRALLLAAAGEALVGLGDEIEGVRCLDEAARDAEAAGYDDGAVRALGALLRVTDDDAYRARRDAARARLAVGA, translated from the coding sequence GTGGAGTTCCGGCTGCTCGGATCGGTGTCCGTGGCCACCGAGGCCGGTGACCTCGCGCTCGGTCCTGCCAAGCGGCGCAGCCTGCTCGCCGCGCTGCTCCTGCGGCCCAACTTCCCCGTCCCCGTCGACCAGCTCACCGCCGCCCTGTGGGACGAGGAACCGCCGCCGAGGGCCCGCAGCGTCATCCAGGGACACGTGTCGCACCTGCGGACCCTCCTGGAGACGGCGGACGCGGCGATGTACGGCGTGGAGCTGGCCACCCAGGGCGCGGCCTACGCGCTGCGGATGCCCGAGAGCCTGCTCGACGCCCACCGCTTCGAGGAACTGGTCACCCTGGCTCGCGGCCAGCGCTCGGTGGGCGACGCCGTCGTCATGTACCAAGAGGCCCTCGCGCTGTGGCAGGGGCCCGCGCTGAACGGCGTCTTCCCCAGCCCGCCGCTCCAGGCCGCGGCAGGCGCCCTGGAGGAACTCCGCCTGTCCGCCGTCGAGCAACTCGCCCTGGGGTACGGCAAGTTGGGTGAGCACTCCCGCGCCGCCGCGGTGCTGCGCGCCGAGACGGGCGCCCATCCGCTGCGCGAATCGCTCTCCGCCGCGCTGGTCACCGCGCTGCGGCGGGCGGGCAGGCGCTCGGAGGCGCTCGACTGCTTCCACCGCACCCGGCGACTGCTCGCCGACGAACTGGGGGTCGACCCCGGACGTGAGCTCGCGGAGGCGTACGCCCTGGCCCTGCGCGGGCAGTACGACGAGGAGGACGAGGGCGGGGGCGATGGCGCTGCCCCGGTGGGCGAGCAGGGCGGGGCGGCGGCCCGTACCGCGCCCGCCGACGTGTCGGGGCCCGTCGTCACCACGGCCCCCGTCGACCTGCTGCCGCGTGCGCCGCGCGGATTCCACGGCCGCGCCGCCGAGCTCGCCGCACTGTCGGGGGCGGCCTCCGGTGAGGCGCCCGTCTGTCTGGTCACCGGGCCCGCGGGGGTGGGCAAGAGCTCCCTCGTGGTGCACTGGGCGTACCGCGAGCGCGACCGCTTCCCCGACGGCAGGCTCCACGTCGACCTGCGCGGCTTCAGCGAGACGGGCGAGCCCGAACTGCTGGACGTACTGCGGGAGTTCCTGCTGGCGCTCGGAGTCCCGCCGCGCCGGATACCCGAGTCGGTGAACAGCGCCGCCGCCCTGTTCCGCTCGCTGACCGCAGAGCGCAGGATCCTCGTCGTGCTCGACAACGTGCGCTCCTCCGAACAGGCCAGGCCCCTGCTGCCCGGTGGGGCCGACTGCGTCACCGTCGTCACCAGCCGCCACCGGCTGAGCGGCCTCATCGCCTCCGACGCGGCGCGGCCCGTGCCGCTCGGTGTCCTGGGCGACGAGGACAGCGCAGCGCTGCTCGCCGCGGTGCTCGGGCCCGAGCGGGTGCACGCGGAGCCGATCGCCGCGCGCCGCCTCGCCAGGCTCTGCGACGGGCTTCCGCTCGCCCTGCGGGTCGCCGCGGCCCGCCTCGCCGACCAGCCGCACTGGACGCTCGCCGCCATGGCGGACGAACTGTCCGACGCGACGCGCAGGCTCAGCCTCCTCGACGCGGAGGACACCGGGGTGCGCGCGGCCCTGCAACTGTCCGTGCGCCGCCTCCCGCCCGGCGCCGCGCACCACTTCGCCCACCTCGGCCGACACCCCGGCACCCGCGTCGACCGCCGCGCGGCCGCCGCCCTCGCGGGCACCACCCCGGCCGCCGCGGAGGCGGCACTCGACCAGCTCGCCGCGGCCCACCTCCTGACGCACAGCGCCCCGGGCCGCTGGACGCTGCACGACCTCGTACGCCTCTACGCGCGCGGCATGGACGCCGGGCCCGACGCCCTGCCGCGCGTGCTCGACCACTACATCGCCACCGGGCTCGCCGCGGCCCGCGCCGCCGAGCAGGACGGCGAACCGTGCTTCGAGCTGCCCCGTGACTTCCATCCGCCCGCCGAGGTGCGGGAGTTCGACGGCAGGGATGCCGCGATGGACTGGTACGCCGCCGAACGCGAGGACCTCATCCTCGCCGCGGGCGCCGCGGACGCGGCCGGGCTGCACGGCAGGACCTGGCGGCTCGTCCTCGCGCTGTGGCCTCTCATGGTGTGGCGGGTCCTCGACGGCTGGACCCCGCTCCTGTACACGGCGCTCGCCGCGGCGCGGGCCGACTCCGACGCGTACGCCCAGTCGCGCGTCCTCGCGCTTCTCGGCTGGGTCCTGACCGAGGAGGGCCACACGGCGGAGGCGCTGCCCCACTTGGAGGAGGCCCCGGAACTGGCCGCCCGCGCGGGCGACCCGGGCGGCGAGGCCACCGCGCTGATCAACCTCTCCCTGGCGCAGGCCGCGCTCGGCGACGTGGAAGAGGCCGCCGAAGGATGCCTGCGCGCCGTGGACATAGCCCGCGCGACGGGCGAACGCCACACGGAACGCCTCGCCCTCTATCACCTGACGCGGCACCAACTCGACGCCAAGCAGTGGCAGTCGGCGCTGGCCTCCGCGACCGAGGCCAGCTCCCTCCAGGCCCCGGACGCCCCCGCGTCGACCCGGGCGCTGCTGCTCGCGGCGGCCGGTGAGGCCCTGGTCGGCCTCGGCGACGAGATCGAGGGCGTCCGCTGCCTGGACGAGGCGGCGCGCGACGCGGAGGCGGCCGGGTACGACGACGGGGCGGTGCGGGCGCTCGGGGCGCTGCTCCGGGTGACGGACGACGACGCGTACCGCGCGCGACGCGACGCGGCGCGGGCGAGGCTCGCCGTCGGGGCATGA
- the cydC gene encoding thiol reductant ABC exporter subunit CydC: MTSRTAVAPTSPLSTRSHTPRHPTLRLLRHLLPYWRRLLPAALAAAGSDLAGAALMATASWLITRAAEQPPLASVSLAIVAVRALALGRGALRYTDRLLGHDGVLRAVAGFRTRVYEGLVPLAPAGTPAFRSGDLLTRLVDDVDAAQDLLLRVLIPVAAACAVAAAATGTALALLPQAGVLLGLLLVAAGLLVPALVLALSRRTGRTEKGVRAELASLTDDLTEGAADLAAYGARDRTHDRARRAASRIAALERRGALATSLASAVVLLCQAAATAGVTWLALRAHADGVLPAVRLTVLAVLALVAFEALVPLPAAARRLAEVRASASRLADVFDTPPPVAEPSDPAPLPTEGLVGVDITGLRVRHHPDAPPALDGVSLRLPPGRRVILVGASGSGKSTLVAALMRFVPYEAGSIRVAGRELRDCAGTDVRGLITGMTQDAHVFHATLRANLLLARPGASEAELREAARRARILEWIEALPDGWDTLVGGDGATMSGGQRRRLLLARALLADPPVLVLDEPTEGLDPDTAADVLADILDATRGRTTLLVTHERAGLAGADEVVTLDRVGH; encoded by the coding sequence ATGACGTCCCGCACGGCAGTCGCTCCCACGTCGCCGCTCTCGACCCGGTCGCACACTCCGCGGCACCCCACCCTCCGCCTCCTGCGCCACCTCCTCCCGTACTGGCGCAGGCTGCTGCCCGCCGCGCTCGCCGCGGCGGGCAGCGACCTGGCGGGAGCCGCGCTCATGGCCACCGCCTCCTGGCTGATCACCCGCGCCGCCGAACAGCCCCCGCTCGCCTCGGTGAGCCTCGCGATCGTCGCCGTGCGCGCCCTGGCCCTCGGGCGCGGAGCGCTCCGCTACACCGACAGGCTCCTCGGTCACGACGGGGTGCTCCGGGCCGTCGCTGGCTTCCGCACCCGGGTGTACGAGGGGCTCGTGCCGCTCGCCCCCGCGGGCACTCCCGCCTTCCGCAGCGGTGACCTCCTGACCCGGCTCGTCGACGACGTCGACGCCGCCCAGGACCTGCTCCTGCGGGTCCTGATCCCGGTGGCGGCCGCCTGCGCGGTCGCCGCGGCCGCCACCGGCACCGCCCTGGCGCTCCTGCCGCAGGCGGGCGTGCTGCTCGGGCTGCTCCTCGTCGCCGCCGGGCTCCTGGTGCCCGCGCTGGTGCTCGCGCTGTCCCGTCGCACGGGACGTACGGAGAAGGGAGTGCGGGCCGAACTCGCTTCACTCACGGACGACTTGACGGAGGGAGCGGCGGACCTCGCCGCGTACGGCGCCAGGGACCGAACCCACGACCGGGCCCGCCGCGCCGCATCCCGCATCGCCGCGCTGGAGCGCCGGGGCGCCCTGGCCACGTCACTCGCGTCCGCCGTGGTGCTGCTGTGCCAGGCCGCCGCGACGGCCGGTGTCACCTGGCTCGCGCTGCGCGCCCACGCGGACGGCGTGCTGCCCGCCGTACGCCTCACCGTCCTCGCGGTCCTTGCCCTGGTCGCCTTCGAGGCCCTCGTGCCCCTGCCCGCCGCCGCGCGCCGACTGGCCGAAGTGCGGGCGTCCGCGAGCCGGTTGGCCGACGTGTTCGACACGCCGCCCCCAGTCGCCGAACCCTCGGACCCGGCACCGCTGCCCACCGAGGGCCTGGTCGGCGTGGACATCACCGGCCTCCGGGTCCGCCACCACCCCGACGCGCCCCCGGCCCTGGACGGCGTGAGCCTGCGGCTGCCGCCGGGGCGCAGGGTCATACTCGTCGGCGCCAGTGGCTCGGGGAAGTCGACGCTGGTCGCGGCGCTCATGCGGTTCGTCCCGTACGAGGCGGGAAGCATCCGCGTCGCAGGGCGCGAGCTGCGCGACTGCGCGGGCACGGACGTGCGCGGCCTGATCACCGGCATGACCCAGGACGCACACGTCTTCCACGCCACCCTCCGCGCCAACCTCCTCCTCGCCCGCCCCGGCGCGAGCGAGGCGGAGCTGCGCGAGGCGGCGCGCAGGGCCAGGATCCTGGAGTGGATCGAGGCGCTGCCCGACGGCTGGGACACGCTCGTCGGCGGGGACGGCGCCACGATGTCGGGCGGCCAGCGGCGACGCCTGCTCCTGGCCCGCGCGTTGCTCGCGGACCCGCCCGTCCTCGTCCTGGACGAACCCACCGAGGGACTCGACCCCGACACGGCGGCCGACGTGCTCGCCGACATCCTCGACGCGACCCGGGGCCGCACCACCCTCCTGGTCACCCATGAACGCGCGGGCCTCGCCGGGGCCGACGAGGTCGTGACGCTCGACCGCGTCGGCCACTGA